One window of Curtobacterium sp. 458 genomic DNA carries:
- a CDS encoding DUF58 domain-containing protein: MAVSGRFVALLAVGVVLVVLLGTGWAGLAWVGVVVVAAALDVLLAADLGRVRVDRRMPRLARRDTVADGTLVLANDGPRPLRALVRDMWEPSTGFGPDRVRLTVPSGERRTARVRFAPFRRGRRRTAGVAVRAFGPLGLAARQRVLPAPAELVVTPPFRSRRHLPSRLARLRELDGETTLQLRGHGTEFDSLRDYVRGDDVRSIDWRATARRQDLVVRTWRPERDRRVVVVVDAGRAGAGRIEDEPRLDTFIESALLLGALAAAAGDRVDLVVLDDHVRERVVGATRTDVVQRFGEALAQAEPGLAATDWAAVPAVVDAVTTSRALVVLLSGLDSVGASGDLLAVLPRLTARHAVVVTSVTDPAVSAAALPALEPATGRRGAAVGRGAGLPAGAARAGAAERDVHRRAAAERTLLDADGVADAARRAGAEVVRGVPTAVPPLVADAYIRAKAAGRL; the protein is encoded by the coding sequence GTGGCCGTCAGCGGACGGTTCGTCGCGCTCCTCGCGGTCGGCGTCGTCCTCGTCGTGCTGCTCGGCACGGGGTGGGCGGGCCTCGCGTGGGTCGGGGTCGTGGTCGTGGCCGCGGCGCTCGACGTGCTGCTCGCGGCCGACCTCGGACGGGTGCGCGTCGACCGCCGGATGCCCCGACTCGCACGTCGGGACACCGTGGCCGACGGCACGCTCGTCCTCGCGAACGACGGCCCGCGCCCGCTCCGTGCGCTCGTCCGCGACATGTGGGAGCCCTCGACCGGGTTCGGGCCGGACCGCGTCCGCCTGACGGTGCCCTCCGGGGAACGGCGCACCGCCCGCGTCCGGTTCGCGCCGTTCCGTCGTGGGCGTCGACGGACCGCGGGCGTCGCCGTCCGGGCGTTCGGACCGCTCGGGCTCGCCGCACGGCAACGGGTCCTGCCGGCTCCGGCCGAGCTCGTCGTGACGCCGCCCTTCCGGTCCCGTCGACACCTGCCGTCCCGGCTGGCACGACTCCGGGAGCTCGACGGCGAGACGACGCTGCAACTCCGCGGCCACGGCACCGAGTTCGACTCCCTCCGCGACTACGTCCGGGGCGACGACGTCCGGTCGATCGACTGGCGGGCGACCGCCCGTCGGCAGGACCTCGTGGTGCGGACCTGGCGTCCGGAACGGGACCGTCGGGTCGTGGTCGTCGTCGACGCCGGCCGTGCCGGGGCGGGGCGGATCGAGGACGAGCCGCGGCTGGACACCTTCATCGAGTCGGCGCTGCTGCTCGGCGCGCTCGCTGCCGCAGCCGGGGACCGCGTCGACCTCGTCGTGCTCGACGACCACGTCCGCGAACGGGTCGTCGGCGCCACCCGGACGGACGTCGTGCAGCGGTTCGGCGAGGCCCTCGCACAGGCCGAGCCCGGGCTCGCCGCCACCGACTGGGCCGCGGTGCCGGCGGTCGTCGACGCGGTCACGACCTCCCGAGCGCTCGTCGTGCTGCTCTCCGGCCTCGACTCGGTCGGGGCGTCTGGCGACCTGTTGGCCGTGCTCCCCCGGCTGACCGCGCGCCACGCGGTCGTCGTGACGAGCGTGACCGACCCGGCCGTCTCGGCGGCGGCGCTCCCAGCCCTGGAGCCGGCCACCGGACGACGCGGAGCAGCCGTCGGACGCGGGGCGGGCCTCCCGGCCGGGGCAGCACGCGCCGGGGCTGCCGAACGCGACGTCCACCGACGGGCGGCCGCCGAACGCACCCTGCTCGACGCCGACGGGGTCGCGGACGCCGCTCGCCGTGCCGGTGCGGAGGTCGTGCGGGGCGTGCCGACGGCGGTGCCGCCGCTCGTCGCCGACGCCTACATCCGCGCGAAGGCGGCCGGACGGCTCTGA
- a CDS encoding MoxR family ATPase, whose amino-acid sequence MADPLRDAFDRVRAEVAKAVVGQEGAVSGMIVGLLAQGHVLLEGVPGVAKTLLVRSLAAAMSLDTKRIQFTPDLMPGDVTGSLVYDASTGTFPFREGPVFTNVLLADEVNRTPPKTQSALLEAMEERQVSVDGDARPLPDPFFVAATMNPIEFEGTYTLPEAQLDRFLMKLTLDVPPRDVEWQVLRRHADGFVPRDVSSAGIVPVVGRDEVLAAQRAVRGVGARDDVLAYVVDLARATRQAPSVRVGVSPRGATALLAAAKAWAWITGYDAITPDHVQAMVLPVWRHRLRVAADAELEGVGADGVLQQVLEQVRVPI is encoded by the coding sequence GTGGCCGACCCGCTCCGCGACGCCTTCGACCGCGTCCGCGCCGAGGTCGCGAAGGCCGTCGTCGGCCAGGAGGGCGCGGTGTCCGGCATGATCGTCGGGCTGCTCGCGCAGGGCCACGTGCTCCTCGAGGGCGTCCCCGGGGTCGCGAAGACGCTGCTCGTCCGGAGCCTCGCGGCGGCGATGTCCCTCGACACGAAGCGCATCCAGTTCACGCCGGACCTCATGCCGGGCGACGTCACCGGGTCGCTCGTGTACGACGCGTCGACGGGCACGTTCCCGTTCCGCGAGGGCCCCGTGTTCACGAACGTGCTCCTCGCCGACGAGGTGAACCGGACGCCCCCGAAGACGCAGTCCGCGCTCCTCGAGGCCATGGAGGAACGTCAGGTCAGCGTCGACGGGGACGCACGACCCCTGCCCGACCCGTTCTTCGTCGCCGCGACCATGAACCCGATCGAGTTCGAGGGCACCTACACGCTGCCCGAGGCCCAACTCGACCGGTTCCTGATGAAGCTCACGCTCGACGTGCCACCGCGGGACGTCGAGTGGCAGGTCCTCCGACGGCACGCCGACGGCTTCGTCCCGCGGGACGTGTCGTCGGCGGGCATCGTCCCGGTGGTCGGACGCGACGAGGTGCTGGCGGCCCAGCGCGCGGTCCGCGGGGTCGGTGCGCGGGACGACGTGCTCGCCTACGTCGTGGACCTCGCCCGCGCCACGAGGCAGGCGCCGTCCGTCCGGGTCGGCGTGAGTCCGCGCGGTGCCACGGCCCTCCTCGCCGCGGCGAAGGCCTGGGCGTGGATCACCGGGTACGACGCGATCACCCCGGACCACGTGCAGGCGATGGTCCTGCCGGTCTGGCGCCACCGGCTGCGGGTCGCCGCGGACGCCGAACTCGAGGGCGTCGGCGCGGACGGTGTGCTGCAGCAGGTCCTCGAGCAGGTCCGGGTGCCGATCTAG
- a CDS encoding DUF4350 domain-containing protein, which produces MSATLTTPPHAPDRHVDPDPASSTPSGRRRRWGVWVVVALVAVLLAGLTAAVGGQRGPATRELDPRSPSASGAEALVRVLEQRGTAVDVVRSADRVGTGTVFVDDADRALSAAVARRIARSAEHVVLVGGSGAVLEAFGLDVEPVATVGDGSAVGTTTCAVPEVAAARSVTADGTSYRVSGGDVERCVPTGSGDAQGWGIVRATTDGGDVTLLGTTNALRNDTITTAGNAGLALGLLGGSDRLTWYIPTPGSADAAPTLGDLAPPWVPSAIALLALVAVAAAVWRGRRLGPLVVEPLPVVVRAAETTEGRARLYARTRDRTHTLDTLRVAALRRIGTRLGLPRSAHVDEVVRAAARATGRRHTDVGAVLVGGPATTDAALTAGVAALDDLEHAVTAAATGATAAPAEPTEPTDRDRPGARA; this is translated from the coding sequence GTGAGCGCCACCCTGACGACACCGCCGCACGCCCCGGACCGGCACGTGGACCCGGACCCGGCCTCGTCCACGCCGTCGGGCCGACGTCGACGGTGGGGCGTCTGGGTCGTCGTCGCCCTCGTCGCCGTGCTCCTCGCCGGACTCACGGCCGCGGTGGGCGGGCAACGGGGGCCCGCCACGCGGGAGCTCGACCCCCGCAGCCCGTCGGCGAGCGGCGCCGAGGCACTCGTCCGGGTGCTCGAGCAGCGCGGCACAGCCGTCGACGTCGTGCGGTCCGCCGACCGGGTCGGCACCGGCACCGTGTTCGTCGACGACGCCGACCGAGCGTTGTCAGCGGCCGTCGCGCGCCGGATCGCCCGCTCCGCCGAACACGTCGTCCTGGTGGGCGGGTCCGGCGCCGTCCTCGAGGCGTTCGGCCTCGACGTCGAGCCGGTCGCCACCGTCGGCGACGGGTCAGCGGTCGGCACGACGACCTGCGCGGTCCCGGAGGTCGCCGCCGCCCGCTCCGTCACCGCCGACGGCACGTCCTACCGGGTGTCGGGCGGCGACGTGGAACGCTGCGTCCCGACCGGCTCCGGCGACGCCCAAGGGTGGGGCATCGTCCGGGCCACGACCGACGGCGGCGACGTGACCCTGCTCGGCACCACGAACGCGCTCCGGAACGACACGATCACGACCGCGGGCAACGCCGGGCTCGCACTGGGGCTGCTCGGCGGGAGCGACCGGCTCACCTGGTACATCCCGACGCCGGGGAGCGCCGACGCCGCGCCCACCCTCGGAGACCTCGCGCCCCCGTGGGTCCCGAGCGCGATCGCGCTCCTCGCGCTCGTCGCCGTCGCCGCCGCGGTCTGGCGCGGACGACGACTCGGTCCGCTCGTCGTCGAACCGCTGCCCGTCGTGGTCCGCGCCGCCGAGACGACCGAGGGCCGGGCCCGCCTCTACGCACGGACGCGCGACCGGACGCACACGCTCGACACGCTGCGCGTCGCGGCACTCCGACGCATCGGCACCCGCCTCGGGCTCCCCCGCTCCGCCCACGTCGACGAGGTCGTCCGGGCAGCGGCACGGGCGACCGGCCGACGCCACACCGACGTCGGCGCCGTGCTCGTCGGCGGTCCGGCGACGACCGACGCCGCCCTGACCGCCGGCGTCGCCGCGCTCGACGACCTCGAGCACGCCGTGACCGCCGCCGCCACGGGCGCGACCGCCGCCCCCGCCGAACCGACCGAACCGACCGACCGAGACCGACCTGGAGCACGAGCGTGA
- a CDS encoding DUF4129 domain-containing protein, with protein sequence MGSAAAAAVGTAAVGRTAVSAVDPDEARRLLEQELQHQRYDAARPTWWDRASKAFLDWLGSLRADGLDSPAFGHTLLVVAVVVLVAVAVVVVLARGLPHRRARTSGSPGGGVFEDGDTRTSADLVRSAEAAAARGDWTTAVLDGFRALARGLGERDLVPDVPGSTARAIAARAARSFPDLDDALDGAARVFDDVRYLGRTADRDTGTVVLDTARTVARTRPVRPDAPVVPA encoded by the coding sequence GTGGGATCCGCAGCCGCCGCAGCAGTGGGCACCGCCGCAGTGGGGCGGACCGCGGTGAGCGCGGTCGACCCCGACGAGGCGCGCCGACTGCTCGAGCAGGAGCTCCAGCACCAGCGGTACGACGCGGCACGGCCGACGTGGTGGGACCGGGCGTCGAAGGCGTTCCTCGACTGGCTCGGATCACTCCGCGCCGACGGACTCGACTCCCCAGCGTTCGGGCACACGCTGCTCGTCGTCGCGGTGGTCGTCCTCGTCGCCGTGGCGGTCGTGGTCGTCCTCGCTCGTGGCCTCCCCCACCGCCGGGCCCGCACGTCCGGATCGCCCGGCGGCGGCGTCTTCGAGGACGGTGACACCCGGACCAGCGCCGACCTCGTGCGCTCCGCGGAGGCCGCTGCTGCTCGGGGCGACTGGACCACGGCGGTGCTCGACGGCTTCCGGGCGCTCGCGCGCGGCCTCGGCGAGCGTGACCTCGTGCCGGACGTACCCGGTTCCACGGCGCGGGCGATCGCGGCGCGCGCGGCCCGGTCGTTCCCCGACCTGGACGACGCCCTCGACGGTGCCGCCCGGGTCTTCGACGACGTCCGCTACCTCGGTCGCACGGCCGACCGGGACACCGGGACCGTCGTCCTCGACACCGCCCGGACCGTGGCCCGTACCCGCCCGGTCCGCCCGGACGCCCCGGTGGTGCCCGCGTGA
- a CDS encoding glycerophosphoryl diester phosphodiesterase membrane domain-containing protein has protein sequence MPLRPLGLGDVLGGAFTVFRRNARVLLLWSFLVTGVIGVLAKVASTLSQGTLQARVFSTLDSGTSSADAASVAAGTATAFLLLSVGLPFVAALFRGFLLAPVAVDTGQRVLGRRATFRGVWALLAGRRWSVVAWVLLQAAAGVLLGGVFLAVFIGFVVALVSSRAEFGWFLLAVLVVGLGGAVVSTWLTTKFAFTIPTIALEGRGVFSAAGQSWRLTRGAFWRTFGIMLLVNAAFAFAVSIASFPLSIATVLVGGVFDPLGQTSGSDGGVWSVVVVVVGALLVTAVQCTTDVISGSVLTFLAIDRRIRTEGLDQRIASHLDTGVPTDPFAPADPLPPAPPGAWGPPGAWGPQPQWGPPPQWGPQPQWDPQPPQQWAPPQWGGPR, from the coding sequence GTGCCGCTGCGACCGCTCGGCCTCGGCGACGTGCTCGGGGGTGCCTTCACCGTGTTCCGACGCAACGCCCGGGTGCTGCTGCTCTGGAGCTTCCTCGTCACGGGTGTGATCGGCGTGCTCGCGAAGGTGGCGTCGACCCTCTCCCAGGGCACCCTGCAGGCGCGGGTGTTCAGCACGCTCGACTCGGGCACGTCCTCGGCCGACGCGGCGTCGGTCGCCGCCGGCACCGCCACGGCGTTCCTGCTGCTCTCGGTCGGGCTGCCGTTCGTCGCGGCACTGTTCCGTGGGTTCCTCCTCGCGCCCGTCGCGGTGGACACCGGGCAGCGGGTGCTCGGACGCCGAGCGACGTTCCGTGGCGTCTGGGCCCTCCTCGCGGGTCGCCGCTGGTCGGTCGTGGCGTGGGTGCTCCTGCAGGCGGCGGCCGGCGTGCTGCTCGGCGGGGTGTTCCTCGCGGTGTTCATCGGCTTCGTCGTCGCGCTCGTGAGCAGCCGGGCCGAGTTCGGCTGGTTCCTGCTCGCGGTGCTCGTGGTGGGACTCGGCGGCGCGGTGGTGTCGACGTGGCTGACGACGAAGTTCGCGTTCACCATCCCGACCATCGCGCTCGAGGGCCGCGGGGTGTTCTCCGCGGCCGGGCAGTCGTGGCGGCTGACCCGAGGGGCGTTCTGGCGGACCTTCGGCATCATGCTGCTCGTGAACGCCGCGTTCGCGTTCGCGGTGTCGATCGCGTCGTTCCCGCTCTCGATCGCCACGGTGCTCGTCGGCGGCGTGTTCGACCCGCTCGGGCAGACCTCCGGGTCCGACGGCGGCGTGTGGTCGGTCGTCGTGGTGGTCGTCGGCGCCCTGCTCGTCACGGCGGTGCAGTGCACGACCGACGTCATCTCGGGCTCGGTGCTGACGTTCCTGGCGATCGATCGTCGGATCCGGACCGAGGGGCTCGACCAGCGCATCGCGTCGCACCTCGACACCGGAGTGCCGACCGACCCCTTCGCCCCGGCCGATCCCCTACCGCCGGCGCCCCCTGGTGCGTGGGGGCCGCCCGGGGCGTGGGGACCGCAGCCGCAGTGGGGGCCGCCGCCACAGTGGGGTCCACAGCCCCAGTGGGATCCGCAGCCGCCGCAGCAGTGGGCACCGCCGCAGTGGGGCGGACCGCGGTGA
- the mtrA gene encoding MtrAB system response regulator MtrA: protein MTPRILVVDDDQALAEMIGIVLRSEGFEPEFSADGNDAVDAFRNSDPDLVLLDVMLPGIDGIEVCKRIRAESGTPIIMLTAKSDTADVVVGLENGADDYVVKPFNPKELVARIRTRLRPTASDSTVLHVGDLTVDVPGHEVRRGDTAIALTPLEFDLLRALAEKPNQVFTREMLLEQVWGYHYKADTRLVNVHVQRLRAKIEHDPDNPKIVTTVRGVGYRAGGA, encoded by the coding sequence ATGACACCGCGCATCCTCGTCGTCGACGACGACCAGGCCCTCGCCGAGATGATCGGCATCGTCCTCCGCTCCGAGGGCTTCGAACCCGAGTTCAGCGCCGACGGCAACGACGCCGTCGACGCGTTCCGGAACTCGGATCCGGACCTCGTGCTCCTCGACGTGATGCTCCCCGGCATCGACGGCATCGAGGTCTGCAAGCGCATCCGCGCCGAGAGCGGGACACCGATCATCATGCTCACCGCGAAGAGCGACACCGCCGACGTCGTCGTCGGGCTGGAGAACGGCGCGGACGACTACGTGGTCAAGCCGTTCAACCCGAAGGAGCTCGTCGCGCGCATCCGCACCCGGCTCCGACCCACGGCCTCCGACTCGACCGTGCTGCACGTCGGGGACCTCACCGTCGACGTCCCCGGGCACGAGGTCCGCCGCGGCGACACCGCGATCGCCCTCACCCCGCTCGAGTTCGACCTCCTCCGCGCCCTCGCCGAGAAGCCGAACCAGGTCTTCACCCGCGAGATGCTCCTCGAGCAGGTGTGGGGCTACCACTACAAGGCGGACACCCGCCTGGTGAACGTGCACGTCCAGCGCCTCCGCGCGAAGATCGAGCACGACCCGGACAACCCGAAGATCGTCACGACCGTCCGCGGCGTCGGGTACCGGGCCGGAGGAGCCTGA
- the mtrB gene encoding MtrAB system histidine kinase MtrB: protein MPRRPPSRPRAAPSGTLGRVGRRLRRWARRGWRGIAYLWRRSLMFRSVAITVVTTGLAVAVIGTAVMVSISNNVYAQRRDQIESESARATLVAQNIFDAATASEDNNQSELETLQNEAQQAILSNTTSPGGTDVAIERTPGQTTPQTLQTIVTRDFPDAVITDALRKEVAKNTGRLSLQPVQLDDEGRRQPGLAVGSTLQIPSAGQYELYLVYDLSDAQQTLDFVSQTLSIGGVALIVLIALVTSLVVRLVVVPIRGAAETSRKIAAGRLDERIPVHGEDDIATLARSFNGMADAVSRQITQLAELSRVQQRFVSDVSHELRTPLTTIRLAGDVLYDSRHAFEPAVARSAELLHAQVERFELLLADLLEISRYDAQAAQLDTEPVVPAALAADIVEEFRPLAERAGVDLQLHTPGGHTTMQLDAKRIRRIMRNLVGNAIEHGEERPVQVVVDSDARTVAIAVRDHGVGMPPEDAARVFDRFWRADPSRKRTIGGTGLGLAISLGDANLHGGRIDVWSRVGDGSAFVLTLPRTGHVSTATSAIPLPDLDDPYDGPRAVREEDA, encoded by the coding sequence GTGCCGCGACGACCCCCGTCGCGACCCCGCGCGGCACCGAGCGGCACCCTCGGCCGGGTCGGCCGTCGGCTGCGCCGGTGGGCGCGCCGCGGCTGGCGCGGCATCGCCTACCTGTGGCGCCGGTCGCTCATGTTCCGGTCGGTGGCGATCACCGTCGTCACCACCGGTCTCGCGGTCGCCGTCATCGGCACCGCCGTCATGGTGAGTATCTCGAACAACGTCTACGCGCAGCGCCGCGACCAGATCGAGTCCGAGTCGGCCCGCGCGACCCTCGTGGCGCAGAACATCTTCGACGCCGCGACCGCCAGCGAGGACAACAACCAGTCCGAGCTCGAGACGCTGCAGAACGAGGCGCAGCAGGCGATCCTCTCGAACACGACGAGCCCCGGCGGCACCGACGTCGCGATCGAGCGGACCCCTGGTCAGACGACGCCGCAGACCCTGCAGACCATCGTCACGCGCGACTTCCCCGACGCCGTCATCACCGACGCGCTGCGGAAGGAGGTCGCCAAGAACACCGGACGGCTCAGCCTCCAGCCCGTGCAGCTCGACGACGAGGGACGCCGGCAGCCCGGGCTCGCGGTCGGCTCGACGCTCCAGATCCCGAGCGCCGGCCAGTACGAGCTGTACCTCGTCTACGACCTCTCGGACGCCCAGCAGACCCTCGACTTCGTGTCGCAGACGCTGTCGATCGGCGGCGTGGCGCTCATCGTCCTCATCGCCCTCGTCACCAGCCTCGTGGTGCGGCTCGTCGTCGTGCCGATCCGCGGGGCCGCCGAGACGAGCCGCAAGATCGCCGCCGGCCGCCTCGACGAGCGCATCCCGGTGCACGGCGAGGACGACATCGCCACCCTCGCGCGGAGCTTCAACGGCATGGCCGACGCGGTGAGCCGGCAGATCACGCAGCTCGCCGAACTGTCCCGGGTGCAGCAGCGCTTCGTCTCCGACGTCTCGCACGAACTCCGCACGCCCCTCACCACGATCCGTCTCGCGGGTGACGTGCTCTACGACTCCCGGCACGCGTTCGAGCCGGCGGTGGCGCGGTCGGCGGAGCTCCTGCACGCCCAGGTCGAACGCTTCGAGCTCCTCCTCGCCGACCTCCTCGAGATCTCCCGCTACGACGCGCAGGCGGCGCAGCTCGACACCGAGCCGGTCGTCCCCGCGGCGCTCGCCGCAGACATCGTCGAGGAGTTCCGTCCGCTCGCCGAACGCGCCGGGGTCGACCTCCAGCTGCACACACCGGGCGGCCACACGACGATGCAGCTCGACGCCAAGCGCATCCGGCGGATCATGCGGAACCTCGTCGGCAACGCCATCGAGCACGGTGAGGAACGGCCGGTGCAGGTCGTCGTCGACAGCGACGCGCGCACGGTCGCGATCGCGGTGCGCGACCACGGCGTCGGCATGCCCCCGGAGGACGCCGCCCGGGTGTTCGACCGGTTCTGGCGTGCGGACCCGAGCCGCAAGCGCACCATCGGGGGAACCGGGCTCGGGCTCGCGATCAGCCTCGGGGACGCGAACCTGCACGGCGGCCGGATCGACGTGTGGTCCCGGGTCGGCGACGGGTCGGCGTTCGTGCTCACCCTGCCGCGCACTGGTCACGTGTCGACGGCGACGTCCGCGATCCCGCTGCCCGACCTCGACGACCCCTACGACGGTCCCCGCGCCGTCCGCGAGGAGGACGCATGA
- a CDS encoding GerMN domain-containing protein, producing the protein MTRRTAAGRTAADQGGARATAGAAARPTTGAAARAPRGGLRRSLAVALAALTLVALAACAAIPVSGDVRSGQSIKDESVSGVELRPDGPSGGEDQTAVLRGFIAAATGAQNNYATAREFLSSGFSQKWNPRQGVTISDGSGQVERVGANELTYTLTASASVDADGEYTQAVRPTTSTLTFQFVREGDDWRIAYAPDGIILSPVRFQSVFQQHALYFFDPTGDSLVPDVRWFLAQSSVATRVVSALLAGPADWLDGAVVSAFPKGTQLSLNAVTIENGTAQVDLSSAALRASTADRVRMREQLAKSLATVASVSSVTLTVEGASLSVPSSGSSDAQQNPDVDPRPLVEARGKVGYAAGTGSVSALGGGMSQQIVALDPDAVALSASGTFAAVRSDEGVFVVRSGQQRLRVDTRTDLVAPSVDDVGGGSVWVASEDQPSKVRSYSLTGEPHDVSTTLPSGKLVSFQVSRDSTRALALLQTADGPALYVMAIERDRDRVPTALGPPVRVQAASEDAVSATWVSDVDVASVGQTESGPEIVRTTIGGRATTLPQPDGRATTIVGGSGGSLLLRMSNGQVLQSTGGGWEPTGVTASVLGTQR; encoded by the coding sequence ATGACCCGCCGCACCGCAGCCGGCCGCACCGCCGCGGACCAGGGCGGCGCCCGCGCGACCGCGGGCGCCGCCGCCCGCCCGACCACCGGCGCCGCGGCCCGCGCCCCGCGCGGCGGCCTCCGCCGCAGCCTCGCGGTCGCGCTCGCCGCCCTGACGCTCGTCGCGCTCGCCGCGTGCGCCGCGATCCCGGTCTCCGGCGACGTCCGCTCCGGACAGTCCATCAAGGACGAGTCCGTCTCCGGCGTCGAGCTGCGTCCCGACGGCCCCTCCGGCGGCGAGGACCAGACCGCCGTGCTCCGCGGCTTCATCGCGGCGGCGACCGGCGCACAGAACAACTACGCGACCGCTCGCGAGTTCCTGTCCTCCGGCTTCTCGCAGAAGTGGAACCCGCGGCAGGGCGTCACGATCAGCGACGGCAGCGGGCAGGTCGAGCGCGTCGGTGCGAACGAGCTGACGTACACGCTGACCGCGAGCGCCTCGGTCGACGCGGACGGCGAGTACACGCAGGCCGTCCGGCCGACCACCTCGACGCTGACGTTCCAGTTCGTCCGGGAGGGCGACGACTGGCGCATCGCGTACGCCCCCGACGGCATCATCCTGTCGCCGGTGCGCTTCCAGTCGGTCTTCCAGCAGCACGCGCTCTACTTCTTCGACCCGACCGGCGATTCCCTCGTCCCCGACGTCCGCTGGTTCCTCGCCCAGTCCTCGGTGGCCACCCGGGTCGTCAGCGCGCTCCTCGCCGGCCCGGCGGACTGGCTCGACGGCGCGGTGGTCTCCGCGTTCCCGAAGGGCACCCAACTGTCGCTCAACGCCGTGACGATCGAGAACGGCACCGCGCAGGTCGACCTCTCGAGCGCCGCCCTCCGAGCCAGCACGGCCGACCGGGTCCGGATGCGCGAACAACTCGCGAAGTCGCTCGCCACGGTCGCGTCCGTGTCGTCGGTGACGTTGACGGTCGAGGGCGCGAGCCTGTCCGTCCCGTCGAGCGGGTCGTCGGACGCGCAGCAGAACCCGGACGTCGACCCACGCCCCCTCGTCGAGGCCCGCGGCAAGGTCGGGTACGCGGCCGGTACCGGCTCCGTGTCCGCGCTCGGCGGTGGGATGAGCCAGCAGATCGTCGCGCTCGACCCGGACGCGGTCGCCCTGAGCGCCTCGGGGACGTTCGCGGCGGTCCGGAGCGACGAGGGCGTGTTCGTCGTCCGCTCGGGGCAGCAGCGTCTCCGCGTGGACACCCGCACCGACCTCGTTGCGCCGTCCGTCGACGACGTCGGCGGGGGCTCCGTCTGGGTCGCGAGCGAGGACCAGCCGTCGAAGGTGCGGTCGTACTCGCTGACCGGCGAACCCCACGACGTGTCGACGACGCTGCCGTCGGGCAAGCTCGTCTCCTTCCAGGTCTCCCGGGACTCCACCCGCGCGCTCGCGCTCCTGCAGACCGCGGACGGACCGGCGCTCTACGTGATGGCGATCGAGCGCGACCGCGACCGGGTGCCGACGGCGCTCGGCCCGCCGGTGCGGGTGCAGGCCGCGTCCGAGGACGCCGTCTCCGCGACCTGGGTCAGCGACGTCGACGTGGCCTCGGTCGGGCAGACCGAGAGCGGCCCGGAGATCGTGCGCACCACGATCGGTGGCCGCGCCACGACGCTCCCGCAGCCCGACGGTCGGGCGACGACGATCGTCGGCGGCAGTGGCGGGTCGCTGCTGCTGCGCATGTCGAACGGGCAGGTCCTGCAGTCGACGGGCGGTGGGTGGGAGCCCACCGGCGTCACGGCGAGCGTGCTCGGCACCCAGCGCTGA
- a CDS encoding phosphoribosyltransferase family protein, producing MTTPRPSPPRDPTAALRAVVGLVLPVDCVGCGVPDRALCATCRTHVAARPPRVRLIAGVRTDAAFEYEGLVRTLVLELKLRSRVDLAGPLARRFGALVRRALAEAPDGTVVLRVPPSARGARRRGFDPVVLLLRRGRAPVGSALVRCDGRSGGGGRRAGAGTRSGNGQKERTATERVAATVGALRAVGVADRTVVLVDDVVTTGVTLAEAVRAVRAAGGTVVRCVAVASVED from the coding sequence GTGACCACGCCGCGCCCGTCCCCTCCCCGTGACCCGACCGCCGCGCTGCGCGCGGTGGTCGGGCTCGTCCTCCCGGTCGACTGCGTCGGCTGCGGGGTGCCCGACCGGGCCCTCTGCGCCACCTGCCGGACGCACGTCGCGGCTCGACCACCGCGGGTCCGACTGATCGCCGGTGTCCGGACGGACGCGGCGTTCGAGTACGAGGGGCTCGTCCGCACCCTCGTGCTCGAGCTGAAGCTCCGCTCCCGCGTCGACCTCGCCGGCCCGCTCGCCCGGCGGTTCGGCGCGCTGGTGCGGCGGGCGCTCGCCGAGGCACCGGACGGCACGGTCGTGCTCCGGGTGCCGCCGTCCGCCCGTGGTGCCCGGCGACGCGGCTTCGACCCCGTGGTGCTGCTCCTCCGACGGGGACGGGCGCCGGTCGGGTCCGCCCTGGTGCGCTGCGACGGTCGGTCCGGCGGGGGTGGCCGCCGGGCCGGGGCCGGTACTCGGAGCGGGAACGGGCAGAAGGAGCGCACGGCCACCGAGCGCGTGGCGGCGACGGTGGGTGCGCTGCGGGCCGTCGGGGTCGCGGACCGGACCGTGGTGCTGGTCGACGACGTCGTGACGACGGGCGTGACCCTCGCCGAGGCGGTCCGAGCGGTCCGGGCGGCGGGCGGGACGGTGGTGCGGTGCGTGGCCGTCGCGAGCGTCGAGGACTGA